Genomic segment of Sander lucioperca isolate FBNREF2018 chromosome 20, SLUC_FBN_1.2, whole genome shotgun sequence:
ATCACTCTGGCCCTACTGGGTTATGTGTGTTTTCATCTGTGGCTTTGTCTCACTGTTGCTTCAGGTCCTGTCTCGCTCCTCACCATGTGGAGCAATCGCATCACTGTAGCCAATTCCAGGAAGCACCAAGAGTTTGTTGGAAGAGTGAGCTCCGTCAACAACAAGTTTGAGTTGTACCAGCAGCTCAAAGACGAGAATGGGTGTGTGTGAAATATCTATCAACTGTCACTTTCTGGGCGTAATATTCCTCTGGCATTGAATATGTGAAAATTGCTCCCTATGTCCTAATCAGACTTGACATTTTCTCATCCTACAGGATGGATGTTCACGAAAACGGCAAGGCCTCCAGATGATGTTTCCAGGGATCCACTGCTTCACCCCTGCCAAGGATGAGATTTCGGaccacagtgttttttttagagttTGGTGTCACCTCATACCCCCCAAACACGgacatcaaataaaaaaaagactgagCTCTTAACGAggaatttatacatttttttactcATTATTTTGTAGATATGCTGTTTACATATTGTGTAACACAATAAAAGCTGTCAATAGAGAATTTTGCCGTTGAATATGGAAGTCACGAATTTGGATGTCTTGTCATTAACTTAAAGCTGGACAAAAAAAGCCTTCAAAGTTTAAAAAGTGCTTAATTTCCTAGTATGAATCATATACATACATTGCATTTGAGTGGTAAATAGTTTTATTGCTGTAATGTTTCAAAAATATAAGATCCAATTGATCTTAGTAGAAATAACTGATTTAAAGTTCTTGAAATTACAACAGTTTGTAATAATTTCAAACAAAACCACCCTGCCAGTACCTGAAAACATCTTAGGAACTGAATTTAATGCAATGTCATGATTCTGAATCACTTTACTTCTGTAGGACTGGAAGTTGTTACAAATCATCTATTTTTGatgttaaataaatacaaataatactGTGGAGGTGGCATTGTAGATGAAGAGGCTTTTGGAGACTTCTGCAAATAGGGCATTTATAATACTGGGTGTCTCAAGTTGTCCACTTAAAAAGCCAAGCTCTGAAGGTAACGCTGGTGAAAACGTCACTGGGTGTTTGCAAAGTCTCCAAATTATTTAGTCCAGACAGTGTCACCCAACCCGCTAATGCGGTCGATGATACGTCCTGAGTTGTTACATTTAGCTGAGACATTACATCGTGATtcagaactgaggacagatgGTGGATTGTGTCAGAGTGCTGAGTTGTTAATAATTGCTTGTTCATTAAATATGAGGTTGGTGACATCTGGAAACAGCCGAGTAGACGGTATTTTGTTTGATGGGGGCAGTGACTTGTGTTGAATGTGGAGTTCAGGAAATCATAATTCTCTGTTGGAGATGGATGAGAAACAGATGGGAGGTTATAAAGCGCTGGTCTGGCAGTGCGGTGGTCTTTAATAGGCCGTTTGTTATAATGTGAActatgaaagagaaaaaaatctttatagCAAATTAAAAGGTGTAGTGTTTGCAGCTTGTGTCCAAAATACAAGTTAATGCAGATTTaaattcatttgtattttaagGTATTTCTTCATGTGAACCTCAACATAACATACAATTCTAACAGTCATTTGTTTTCCAAGTCATTCATGCTCACATTTCCAGCACTACATTAGCCCATATGTTCTATTCATTGAGCTCCATTCAGCTGTGCTCCTTTTCAAACAGGGTCAAGTCATTACAGCAAATGACTTGAATGACTAAGCACCCTCAACAATCCCATGTAGTCATATGGATGTCAACAGCAGCAGACTTACCCAGTGAGCTCACTATGGGCTGGCTTTCTGAATCAGTGTAGCTGGCTCTATAAGATCCAGtccgggggggagggggggtcaaACCAGAGGCGAGCGAAGTGACACTGTAAGAGGTCGGGGTCAGTGGCAGTGAGGAGTAAATACCGTGCAGAGAGTATGATGGGAACAATGTTGAAAGAGCGGTGTCAGCTGCAACAAAAGTCCCAACTGTTGATATACGTTTAGGCAAAAAGGGTAAATGACATAATTCTGTGGTTAGCAGTGTTATGCCCAATCCTTGGCATTCCGTCACTCATTGGTGCAGTAGCACCATCTGCCCGTACTTAGATTTAACTATCTTGTCTTTGCCATCTTGGAATGAGCATTTCTGTCATACTAGAAGCATTAAGTACTAGGAGTAGGAGAAACCTAGGCCAAAAGGagtagctagtagtagtagtaatgaGTCTACAATGTTAGAATTGTGCACCTATGTGAAAATAACACAAACAGAACTGTGTTCTCTGTGACCACTATACTGTATAATTGGTAGTTGATGTATTTTACACACCCTGCATTACTTGTGCTTAATGTCTGGTGTGATCTTGCCAATTGCCCTTCAGCATCTTTGCCCTTTCTACATTTCAAAGAAGCAGCAACCTTTAAAAAGGAGCACTCCAGTTATTTAGCATTGCATTTTAATTAACTTGGGGGACTCACAAgcataggcgtcgatttcggtggggacggtgggtacgcgtacctatcagatttcgtcatgagtcattttgtacccaccacttttttttcacatcattcTTGAGTGACAGATGCCAACAAATCCACAAaaatctctatccccacagggcagACACAGCCGTTCTGCTGCTGTGCTGGCTACACGCTTCTCTGTTCACAACCCTGCAAAAACTTTTAAGCTTAAGGctttcttcttcataaaacGTGTTGGACATcacatttttgtatacatttttattcatataCATTAATAAGCTACAGGAGAGCGTCTTTCAAAACCTGCgcgaaagagaaataaaaatgaatgcgtcattgtacccagcacttctgaaAATGCACTTCCAAATGagtctctgtccccagcacatttcaaaccaatcTGACGCCCATGCTCACAagaaacataataaaacatttttttttaaaaagtattcaAAATCTGTGTAGTTTggctaaaacaacaaaacactagCTCCTACAATCCCCACAATGCAACTGGATAGCAACAACTTTTGGGTCTCACACAAACCCTTAATGCGTATGCACTAAGTGCCATGTTTTTGGAATGCCTTTGCATAGTTTTCAGAAAATAATGGTCCTTAAGGCCGTCCATTGAGGGAGGTACCATATTCTTACACAGTAAATGTAAATTTAAATTGATTCCTTGAGCCTTGCTGATACATAAGCAGGGTCAATACTGGCTTACAGATGATATGGGAATATCTAAAACAAATCAGACTGCTTGgccaaactgaaagttacactGTTTAAACCAGAATGACATACAAATATTTTACAACtgttgtataaaaacaccaGCTACTACTTTTAATTGTGTGTCTGAACATGCATATTAAAAGTGTCTTCATGCCTGAAGATTTTACCGCACTTTAAACACTGGAAAGACTTGTTGTTTGAGTGGATCATCATGTGCCTTTTCCGCATTCTCGAAGTCTTAAAGGATTTCGGACAAACTGAACACCTATAAGGACGCTCTCCTGTATGACGGCGCATATGAACCGTCAATAGGCATTTTGCTGTGAAACCCTTCCCGCAGTCTTTGCACGTGTACGGGCGCTCGCCCGTGTGAGACCTCATGTGTAGCTTTAACTCCCCAGAGGTGAGAAAAGCTTTCCCACATTCTGTACACAGAAAGTTCTTTTCCCCTCTGTGCATCCGCATGTGTCTCATCATGTGCTGGATTGAAGTCTTCCCACAAATGGGACATTTATAGCGCCGGTCTCCTGTGTGTATGCGAACGTGAAAATCAAGGCCACTTGAAGTTCTGAAGCCCCGGCCACAGTGCGAACACAAATATGGCGTCTCGCCCGTGTGAATCCGGCGGTGCACATTCAGAGACGCCCTCGAGGAGTATGTCTTCTCACACTTGTCGCAGTGTAAGGGCATTGTCTCAGGAGTGCATGTTTCAGTGTCTACTTTCTGAAGGCCATTGGCTGTCCTAGGTTCTTTAGACTGCAGTCGGCTGGGTTCCTGACTCAGATGTGCCTTTCTGATGTGCTGCAGAAGACCTGACACTTGGCTGTCAGAGTAGGGACACAAAGAGCAGGTGTGCAGTCCTAAAGGCGTATGATTGTTTAAATCTGAAAGAGACAGATGATGACATTTGGTTTAAGGGCTGCAAAAACAGATATTTATTGGAATGACTTGAATGagtgttttatgttttccaAGTACCAAGTCCCTCAATTTCTTTCAATCTGTGAAATCAATCCTTGAAATATCACtacagttatttaaacaaattaacaaaGTCATATGAATATTGGCATTCAGTAGGGAAGCTATGATTTTACTTGAGCAGTTTACTGCCGTTAGGTCATCGCTTGGTTCTTCTTTTAACTTCAGGACTTCATCTCCTTTGCTACGGTCCTCCAGAGCCAGTTCGTCATCACTTTGGTTTTCCTCGCTATAATCAGACTGTCCATCATCTGTGTCGCCTGTAGACGATGCCTGTTGCTCTGAAGCGAGTTGCCTCGAGTTTGGTTCGTGAGGAAGAGACAGCCTCGGCAAAAACATATTCTGAGTTTGAGAGTAGCCTGTGaggagagattaaaaaaaaaaaaaaaacattaaatcgGAGGTAGTTCCAAACACACATCATATGTTAAGGTGTACATTCAATGCTAAGAGTCAACACACCCTACTAAATATGGATCTTCCAATTTCACAGGGTATTTGAAAACTTTAGTACAAATGTACTGGTATTCAAGTCTCGTACTACTCAGTGAATATTGAGGAGGATATTTCTGTGCATATTAGCTATGATTACCATGCTGTAGCTAAAGAATACAGCTATAGCAAAACTAACCAAACCACCAGCACCATACAACTTAATGGGCGTACCTTATTTTTGGGTGCCAGCAAAGCACTGTTGTTCATGGTAGAATCCAGTGTTTTTCAGGCCATGATCAACACTTGGTGCCTTGAAAGTTTAATCAATTTATATCAACATTCCATCATTGTGATATCACAAACTCGTAAGTGGATGTGTGTTATAATTAGATTTGTGACATATGCTcatggggttttttttttggtttttttaatgGAAAGAACCCATGGATGATAAGTCATTTATCTTGTTCACTATTCTTTTGCTCAGCACGCCATTAAAATGCATCGgcatgtggccgggttagctcagttggtagaacaggcgcacatatatagaggtgtatgcctcgacgcagaagatccagggttcgagtctgtCCTGGAcgattttcctgcatgtcttccccctctctctcccctttcatatctagctgccctttccattaaaggctgaaatggccaaaaaaaaaaaaatcaccaatcaCCAGCTGAgtttattttgcttttgttcTTCAACACTCTAAAAGATGACTTACGTTTGTTTGTGCTTCCTGACTGATGCTGGTGGAAGTGCAGTAGCGCCTTCAGCTGCTCTGGTTCCAAAACCAGCTGTCCACATTCTTCCATGACAGAGGGGGCAGCGCTGAGCCACTCAGCAGTCTGTAATGTGTATGCAAAACACACAATAAATGTGCTGGACAGGCAACAAAAAGTCCATCATCAATCTTTTCCTGACTCAATATTTAGTATTTTGCTTAGTAACAGTTACTTTGACCAAAGCCTGTTGTGTGATCAAATCTTACATTTATGTATTCAGCATATTCTCAGATAAAAAATGATAAATTTTAACACTGGCttagaaatgaaatgattttGATCAAAAAGTGTTATATACTGGAGAACCCAGATTTAAACAAAGGCACTTTGTTATTAGCAAAAAATGAACAGTACCTGTTTAATATCTGGTACAGGCAAAAGATTATCCAGTTTTGAGATGAATTTCCATACTAATGTCTGCAATGTGGCCTCATATTGCTGGCCATAGTGGATGTGGAAGACCTCCTgggaaaaaaaaggtcaaaaattggtcacacacacacacacagagctggtttTAGTCTTCTTGTGTACATTATGTCGTACAAATGTTTAAGGTAGGACTTACTATCTCTATCTTaatacagggtttctgcaggtttcaccaaatTAAATTTAAGCTGCTGGGTGGGTCTCGCCAAGGCAGTGTGGAGGTAGTGCTGGGGCTGGCTGTTTGAGACCCTATACAGCAGTTAGAGCTTTCTCACTTTTTGCCTGAGACTCCAGCGCCCGTACACCCAACGTTCCCAGTTTAATTGCTTTCTTGCATAAGAAGCGCTAGGCTTCAAATACATTGTAAGCAACTGGCTTTAACCAAGCCCTTAATTCATAAAGCTGAAGAATAAAGTccgttttatgtctgtggtacaatccgaaAGAGACTCGCACCAATAACACGGAAGCTGactggctgcaatataagttgcatgttggtctcatttgtagtcacaatacagcgaattatatttggactagcgagagaaagaactacaacaccatggaaccaaaaagaaaaaaaaaaaaacattctaaagcTCTGCGGgagcatttcaatgagcattagagtgTTACATGGACATAGGAAAATAAAGACCTGTTTACacttatttaagacctagaacacaatataattggacattttaaaaggcctaaaatcttgattttgaaatttcagacttttttttagacttttaaaAGACCCTGCGGAAAGCCTGTAATACTgacttgcaaaagtgttaatacATTGATGAATCACATGTCGCTATAGCCAACTTTATTTATGGTAACAGTGTTAAGAATGTCTTACCTTGAAAAACATATTTCTCTTCTCCGTGTCCTCGAGCAGGGTATGAACAACGTCCACAAAGTTTGACTTAGAATTTTCCAATTCCTGTTAAGTGCCGTCAAAAGCAAACCAAGAAAACAATAATTACGTTGATTTCCAAAGAATGACTCGGGGTCTTTAATCATTGCCTCGGGCAAAGTGAGGTGGAGATCCATGGAGGATGACCTCAATGACCTCTCACAGGACAACAAGGGTTAAAAGGAGGAATGTTACTTAATTTGGACTTTGAAGAGTCAGCCTTTGACCATAAAAAGTTCAGCAACCTTTCCTTTCTGTGTCTTACAGCGACTACAGAGGAGCTTGTCCCACCACGTGACAACAACAGAGCAGCTCAGTGTCTATCACACACAGCTAAAGCTTTGGTGCTGAAGGCGACAAGTGGAGTGTAATAACATGGATTTAAATTAACTTCAGATCAGTGACCTTTGTAATAATATAACCTGTTTAAagttatagtgcgtagtttctgagGAATTCTATTTAATGGCAACAACACTGTTGTGGCATCCACATGACAAcgctccacgcagttgctaacacacaggattaaaaaaaactgatgggactcttcagaagaggtcattatcttcactcaagcggcttaattagctttgtatgaactcatttggtaatggcttgaatgtaacggacgtccattaatatgaaatagttgcgcactacagctttaacaCTCACTTTTTAATTATGTGTCCCTCTTTGTAAGATATGTTTtccaaaatgaatgaaaagctGACATGAAAGTGGTGCTGATACTGCAGATTCTACTTAGAATCAACAGCTCTATGCTGTTTTCAGTTCAGTATTACAACACACCTACCTCCTGATCACAAGTGGAGCCCGTTGTGAGGTTTTGAATGACCGTCAGGTGGGGCTGGATATACAGGAGGTTAGCTGTGCTCTCACTGCGACACAAATCCAACACCATCTGAAACAGACACCGTAACAGAGGGATTCTCAAAGTGGGGATCGTGGCACACTGCCAGAGGGTCCGTGAACcgttttcagattcattcatttaagTTATCATGATGTTACAATTTGTTGTTGTATCTACAGACACGTCATAGTTCAAACgaatatattttaattattaaatcAATAATATTAATAGATTACTTTATCTAGCAAATGTATTTACTTTTAAAcaatgtagcctacttattcaacatgtcacacacacacaaaaatcttGCAACATAATTGTATATGAATATGCTGCTGTACGTGCTCAGTAACTTCATTTTAGTTGTCtcacttttgttttaaaatcaaatttaAGGTGGTACTGTTGTTTGTCTAATAATACCTGTAACCTCAATGTTGCAAAATGTCACAGTAATATTCTAAATAGTCTGCCGAACATCAACACatttcttattttgttttgaatgtAAATCAAATACACTTCAGATGTTTGAGGTGGCTTACCCTTGCCCTTAGTCTGAGCAGGAGTTGCACTCTCTCTCTGGGCGTCAGCAACTCTGGAGCCAGCTCTGTCACCAACCTCACCAGCTCCTCCACCTTTCCATAATGTAGGACATTACAACACTGGATCACTCGCCAGGCAAAGGCACACATCAGACGCAGGGTTGGAACCAGGAGACACAGCGAGGAGACGGACAGGCGGCAACCTAAAAATGGGATAGGAAAGCATGAAATGACACAGTTTAAAATTACAGAGCAAACATAACTTGCAAATATATGGATTTTGACAAATTCCAAACTCAGTTCAGAGTAATTATTACAATTGTAAATGTATGGGGTAAATTCACAACTGCAATAAATGCAACAGTCCCTGTTTTGCAACTGTTTGCCAATTCCCAGAATAAGTCTGTAAAAAAAGGCCAAATCAgaggaacaaaaacaaaaaaagatccCATATAGCAccacacatttacagaaaagCTGGGAAATCCTGTTGGGCATGCCTTGAGTAAAATGTCTCAAGTTTACTACAGTAGTTAGTGTCACACGCTGTAAGTTGTGAGCCACAGTAAAGTACAAAAACAACTGCTTATTTTACCTAAGTCTTCTACTGTTTCAGAAAGGTCTTGCTGTGATGTCTGTAGAAATGTAGGGGCTGAATCCATGACTTCAGCTTCTTGTTCAATCTCAGACACTGGTTTACAACGACCAAGGACTTTATCCATGATGGCAAACCATCTGCTTTTCGGCTTTTTAGATTCCTTCTGTTCCTTAGTCTTTCTGTACTTTCGTTTCAGCAATTTTATTTTGGACCTGCACTGGCTGGTGGTTTTATCAAAGCCCTGAGTGGCAAGCTCGGAGCTCAGCTGAGCGAACACTCTCTCGTTTCTCGGAGTTGATCTAAGCTGCTCCTGGATGCTCTCCTCTGCCCATCGGGTGAGCAGCACTTTTATTTCATCTGATGTCCAAACAGCCCGCGACATATCTGTTGAAAGCATTGCAACCTAGTTAATACAGTGACAGCGCTCAAAGATGCCGATAAAAGTTTTGCCATGGGGTTTTAAATAACATACCATTCACATGCTCGACTTCTGGTGAATTAGGTTGTGTCAGCGCAGCAGAGGAATCCACCTCTGTAGAAGTCTCTCCACCAGGGCCAAGGACGCCATCCAAAATAGCAAACCAGTCGTTTCGTACGTCCCTGTATGGTTCCAATTCCTTGATTCTCCTGTACTCCTCCTTAAGGTTATTCACTTTAAGACGGCACTGATGTGGCGTCTTGTTGAACCCCACAAACGTGAGTTCACTGCTGAGGTATACAAAGACCTTGTTGTTTGTTGCTGTGTTGAGAAGCTGTTTCTGAATGTTTGGTTGTGCCCAGAGGGTCATCAGAACTTGGACTTCATCAGGCAACCACTGGGTGTCATCTgtgaaagtacaaaaaaaacaaaatagaacAAAAAGGAatgcaaattaaaatatatatatatatatatataattttttttttttccttggctGACCACTGCGTCTACGATCCTCAACGTTGCCCgtttctttgtgctttttcaaAAGAGCTTGAACGGCACATCTTGAAACAccagtctgctttgaaatatttgtctGGGAGAGACCTTGCTGATGCAGTATAACTACCTATATACTATAATTGGTGGATCATACACTTGACTACAATCCTACAAAatccctgactttttgcaagtacctataagaattgatgctggtttgaaggcaaagggtagtaacaccaaatattgatgtgactctatgatcctgtcctgtcctattgatggtagcccgccttgataatcctgcataggggcccggtgttggcatTGTcattggcttgttgatctttacattgtttagttaatttcctatcctggcctgggacacacattcatacggtttaataaagtacttattggactttaacttatcattgcacttacaataacgagtgtagctgtcctcaatttaggtcatcgtgtcgtctcatctgcgttttttcatgcatccaccgtgtgcgtttgtgtgtgtgtgtgtgcgtgcgtgtgtttgtgtgtgattgtgtgtgcgcgtcagtcgcgggggaaacggagcagccccgcccgctgcagagagccgacaatttgaaacagcagccgctgactttagagtgaaaaaacgttacagcgtacatttatgttaaaatgtatacaggttggcaggacggtctgaaatgttttgcacggtctttcgctgtacgttttgtttgtaatgtgagatgttcgagtcacatacacgtgtatatatatatatacacgtgtatatatatatatatatacgtgtatatatatatatatatacgtgtatatatatatatatatacgtgtatatatatatatatatatacgtgtatatatatatatatatatatatatatatatatatatatatatatatatatatatatatatatatatatatatatatatatatatatatatatcttgaa
This window contains:
- the LOC116060041 gene encoding uncharacterized protein LOC116060041 isoform X7, yielding MDGMLNSEKWTDAEVKALLVLYATEEVQRNLGGSTKNIKIFGKISSELAQMGIYHTVKQCREKVKKLKQDYKKIKDHNNQSGANRKTSKWYATLDGILGHRPPYSGNAATKDSATGFLQTIVGSENTPPSDEILQDSTTTTNIPVSYNITFIPCPPPAQTPCPTEDSQDPGSYSMQVEDVGIPCKSTTVTLSALEMSDKDRPLHFWSSEEVQALLTLWGNPAVQEELLLNMRNNKVYTSLSTKLASLGFNKSPQKCREKIKKLKQEYKRIKSSQHNSSRRSVWFAIMDDILSSTAAAARWSETAEPSLLSQSQSALDVDTDDDTQWLPDEVQVLMTLWAQPNIQKQLLNTATNNKVFVYLSSELTFVGFNKTPHQCRLKVNNLKEEYRRIKELEPYRDVRNDWFAILDGVLGPGGETSTEVDSSAALTQPNSPEVEHVNDMSRAVWTSDEIKVLLTRWAEESIQEQLRSTPRNERVFAQLSSELATQGFDKTTSQCRSKIKLLKRKYRKTKEQKESKKPKSRWFAIMDKVLGRCKPVSEIEQEAEVMDSAPTFLQTSQQDLSETVEDLGCRLSVSSLCLLVPTLRLMCAFAWRVIQCCNVLHYGKVEELVRLVTELAPELLTPRERVQLLLRLRARMVLDLCRSESTANLLYIQPHLTVIQNLTTGSTCDQEELENSKSNFVDVVHTLLEDTEKRNMFFKEVFHIHYGQQYEATLQTLVWKFISKLDNLLPVPDIKQTAEWLSAAPSVMEECGQLVLEPEQLKALLHFHQHQSGSTNKRYSQTQNMFLPRLSLPHEPNSRQLASEQQASSTGDTDDGQSDYSEENQSDDELALEDRSKGDEVLKLKEEPSDDLTAVNCSNLNNHTPLGLHTCSLCPYSDSQVSGLLQHIRKAHLSQEPSRLQSKEPRTANGLQKVDTETCTPETMPLHCDKCEKTYSSRASLNVHRRIHTGETPYLCSHCGRGFRTSSGLDFHVRIHTGDRRYKCPICGKTSIQHMMRHMRMHRGEKNFLCTECGKAFLTSGELKLHMRSHTGERPYTCKDCGKGFTAKCLLTVHMRRHTGERPYRCSVCPKSFKTSRMRKRHMMIHSNNKSFQCLKCGKIFRHEDTFNMHVQTHN
- the LOC116060041 gene encoding uncharacterized protein LOC116060041 isoform X5 — its product is MDGMLNSEKWTDAEVKALLVLYATEEVQRNLGGSTKNIKIFGKISSELAQMGIYHTVKQCREKVKKLKQDYKKIKDHNNQSGANRKTSKWYATLDGILGHRPPYSGNAATKDSATGFLQTIVGSENTPPSDEILQDSTSTRNDTSAGCKDSTTSSSGDVSLDTPNSPAPTTSSSNMTPQRLVMDSTTTTNIPVSYNITFIPCPPPAQTPCPTEDSQDPGSYSMQVEDVGIPCKSTTVTLSALEMSDKDRPLHFWSSEEVQALLTLWGNPAVQEELLLNMRNNKVYTSLSTKLASLGFNKSPQKCREKIKKLKQEYKRIKSSQHNSSRRSVWFAIMDDILSSTAAAARWSETAEPSLLSQSQSALDVDTDDDTQWLPDEVQVLMTLWAQPNIQKQLLNTATNNKVFVYLSSELTFVGFNKTPHQCRLKVNNLKEEYRRIKELEPYRDVRNDWFAILDGVLGPGGETSTEVDSSAALTQPNSPEVEHVNDMSRAVWTSDEIKVLLTRWAEESIQEQLRSTPRNERVFAQLSSELATQGFDKTTSQCRSKIKLLKRKYRKTKEQKESKKPKSRWFAIMDKVLGRCKPVSEIEQEAEVMDSAPTFLQTSQQDLSETVEDLGCRLSVSSLCLLVPTLRLMCAFAWRVIQCCNVLHYGKVEELVRLVTELAPELLTPRERVQLLLRLRARMVLDLCRSESTANLLYIQPHLTVIQNLTTGSTCDQEELENSKSNFVDVVHTLLEDTEKRNMFFKEVFHIHYGQQYEATLQTLVWKFISKLDNLLPVPDIKQTAEWLSAAPSVMEECGQLVLEPEQLKALLHFHQHQSGSTNKRYSQTQNMFLPRLSLPHEPNSRQLASEQQASSTGDTDDGQSDYSEENQSDDELALEDRSKGDEVLKLKEEPSDDLTAVNCSNLNNHTPLGLHTCSLCPYSDSQVSGLLQHIRKAHLSQEPSRLQSKEPRTANGLQKVDTETCTPETMPLHCDKCEKTYSSRASLNVHRRIHTGETPYLCSHCGRGFRTSSGLDFHVRIHTGDRRYKCPICGKTSIQHMMRHMRMHRGEKNFLCTECGKAFLTSGELKLHMRSHTGERPYTCKDCGKGFTAKCLLTVHMRRHTGERPYRCSVCPKSFKTSRMRKRHMMIHSNNKSFQCLKCGKIFRHEDTFNMHVQTHN
- the LOC116060041 gene encoding uncharacterized protein LOC116060041 isoform X4, translating into MDGMLNSEKWTDAEVKALLVLYATEEVQRNLGGSTKNIKIFGKISSELAQMGIYHTVKQCREKVKKLKQDYKKIKDHNNQSGANRKTSKWYATLDGILGHRPPYSGNAATKDSATGFLQTIVGSENTPPSDEILQEMWARHTVPWTVNEVQTFLSIMGEEEIQRELDGAARNKTVFQLVSRRMAAHGFHRTYEQCRIKSKKLRSDYRRIRDLNSQRGVNRKSWRWFDMMDAIYGHRQASIGREGGIDSATALLESMVQAHDSTTTTNIPVSYNITFIPCPPPAQTPCPTEDSQDPGSYSMQVEDVGIPCKSTTVTLSALEMSDKDRPLHFWSSEEVQALLTLWGNPAVQEELLLNMRNNKVYTSLSTKLASLGFNKSPQKCREKIKKLKQEYKRIKSSQHNSSRRSVWFAIMDDILSSTAAAARWSETAEPSLLSQSQSALDVDTDDDTQWLPDEVQVLMTLWAQPNIQKQLLNTATNNKVFVYLSSELTFVGFNKTPHQCRLKVNNLKEEYRRIKELEPYRDVRNDWFAILDGVLGPGGETSTEVDSSAALTQPNSPEVEHVNDMSRAVWTSDEIKVLLTRWAEESIQEQLRSTPRNERVFAQLSSELATQGFDKTTSQCRSKIKLLKRKYRKTKEQKESKKPKSRWFAIMDKVLGRCKPVSEIEQEAEVMDSAPTFLQTSQQDLSETVEDLGCRLSVSSLCLLVPTLRLMCAFAWRVIQCCNVLHYGKVEELVRLVTELAPELLTPRERVQLLLRLRARMVLDLCRSESTANLLYIQPHLTVIQNLTTGSTCDQEELENSKSNFVDVVHTLLEDTEKRNMFFKEVFHIHYGQQYEATLQTLVWKFISKLDNLLPVPDIKQTAEWLSAAPSVMEECGQLVLEPEQLKALLHFHQHQSGSTNKRYSQTQNMFLPRLSLPHEPNSRQLASEQQASSTGDTDDGQSDYSEENQSDDELALEDRSKGDEVLKLKEEPSDDLTAVNCSNLNNHTPLGLHTCSLCPYSDSQVSGLLQHIRKAHLSQEPSRLQSKEPRTANGLQKVDTETCTPETMPLHCDKCEKTYSSRASLNVHRRIHTGETPYLCSHCGRGFRTSSGLDFHVRIHTGDRRYKCPICGKTSIQHMMRHMRMHRGEKNFLCTECGKAFLTSGELKLHMRSHTGERPYTCKDCGKGFTAKCLLTVHMRRHTGERPYRCSVCPKSFKTSRMRKRHMMIHSNNKSFQCLKCGKIFRHEDTFNMHVQTHN
- the LOC116060041 gene encoding uncharacterized protein LOC116060041 isoform X3, whose amino-acid sequence is MDGMLNSEKWTDAEVKALLVLYATEEVQRNLGGSTKNIKIFGKISSELAQMGIYHTVKQCREKVKKLKQDYKKIKDHNNQSGANRKTSKWYATLDGILGHRPPYSGNAATKDSATGFLQTIVGSENTPPSDEILQEMWARHTVPWTVNEVQTFLSIMGEEEIQRELDGAARNKTVFQLVSRRMAAHGFHRTYEQCRIKSKKLRSDYRRIRDLNSQRGVNRKSWRWFDMMDAIYGHRQASIGREGGIDSATALLESMVQAHDSTSTRNDTSAGCKDSTTSSSGDVSLDTPNSPAPTTSSSNMTPQRLVMDSTTTTNIPVSYNITFIPCPPPAQTPCPTEDSQDPGSYSMQVEDVGIPCKSTTVTLSALEMSDKDRPLHFWSSEEVQALLTLWGNPAVQEELLLNMRNNKVYTSLSTKLASLGFNKSPQKCREKIKKLKQEYKRIKSSQHNSSRRSVWFAIMDDILSSTAAAARWSETAEPSLLSQSQSALDVDTDDDTQWLPDEVQVLMTLWAQPNIQKQLLNTATNNKVFVYLSSELTFVGFNKTPHQCRLKVNNLKEEYRRIKELEPYRDVRNDWFAILDGVLGPGGETSTEVDSSAALTQPNSPEVEHVNDMSRAVWTSDEIKVLLTRWAEESIQEQLRSTPRNERVFAQLSSELATQGFDKTTSQCRSKIKLLKRKYRKTKEQKESKKPKSRWFAIMDKVLGRCKPVSEIEQEAEVMDSAPTFLQTSQQDLSETVEDLGCRLSVSSLCLLVPTLRLMCAFAWRVIQCCNVLHYGKVEELVRLVTELAPELLTPRERVQLLLRLRARMVLDLCRSESTANLLYIQPHLTVIQNLTTGSTCDQEEVFHIHYGQQYEATLQTLVWKFISKLDNLLPVPDIKQTAEWLSAAPSVMEECGQLVLEPEQLKALLHFHQHQSGSTNKRYSQTQNMFLPRLSLPHEPNSRQLASEQQASSTGDTDDGQSDYSEENQSDDELALEDRSKGDEVLKLKEEPSDDLTAVNCSNLNNHTPLGLHTCSLCPYSDSQVSGLLQHIRKAHLSQEPSRLQSKEPRTANGLQKVDTETCTPETMPLHCDKCEKTYSSRASLNVHRRIHTGETPYLCSHCGRGFRTSSGLDFHVRIHTGDRRYKCPICGKTSIQHMMRHMRMHRGEKNFLCTECGKAFLTSGELKLHMRSHTGERPYTCKDCGKGFTAKCLLTVHMRRHTGERPYRCSVCPKSFKTSRMRKRHMMIHSNNKSFQCLKCGKIFRHEDTFNMHVQTHN